From Microbacterium sp. LWH7-1.2:
ATGAGCAAGCGAACCAGGGCCGAGAACGAGCCACAGCGAACCGCCCGCTTCTATCTCGCCTGCGCGGGCATCGGCTTGCTCGCCGGAATGCTGTCGGGGATGTTCGGCGTCGGCGGAGGAACGGTGATCGTGCCCATGCTGGTACTCCTCCTGGGGTTCGATCAGCGGCGTGCGGCGGGCACTTCTCTGGGGGCGATCGTGCTCACTGCGCCCGTCGGGGTCGTCGCTTACGCACTCAACGGCTCTGTCGACTGGGTGGCGGGCCTCATCCTCGCCGTGGGGGCTGTCGTCGGCGCCCAGATCGGCACGTGGCTGCTGCCGAGAGTGTCGCAGGTCGCGCTGCGCTGGGCCTTCGTCGCCTTTCTGCTCGGCGTGATCGTCAGCCTGTTCCTGGTGATTCCCTCCCGCGAGGCAGTCCTTGAGCTGTCCTGGCTCTCTATCACGGGACTCGTGATCTTGGGGGTGGTCACCGGCACTGTTGCGGGCCTGATCGGTGTCGGCGGCGGGATCGTTGTCGTGCCGACGCTGATGCTCGCGTTCGGCATGAGCGATCTGACCGCTCGGGGCACGTCCCTGCTCATGATGATCCCGACTGCCCTGTCCGGCACCGCAGGAAATCTGCGCAGACAGAACGTGGATCTCTCTGCTGCCGCGACGGTGGGCATCGCATCGTGCGCGACAACCGCCTTGGGGGTGTGGGTCGCGACGCTCCTGCCTCCGCATGTCGCCAATGCACTCTTCGCTGTCTTCCTCGGCTTCATCGCGATCCAGATGGCACTGCGAGCCGTCCGCGGCGCGAGGGCCTGACCGCTTCCTCCTCGGATCCCCTCGTTGCCCCGAGCGTCGCCAGTCGTCAGGCCACCGGTCGGGAAAACGCTCTCGGCTGCCCCTTCGAACGGCGGCTCGCGCTCTGTTCGGCTGACTCGACCCCGGATGGAAGTCGGCTCGAAGCGAGATCGTAACCAACGACCTCTTGTCACCGCCCCACCCGGCGCACTACATTGCCGAAATTCAAGTTCGTATACGAACAGCAAGACCCGCACCTCGCTGCGACCGTCAGATCCTCCGACCACACCCCGAATGTCGGGGCGGCCCGTTCATGATCAAGGGCCTCGTGACTCCCGACGACGCGCGGCGAGCGATCGGCGCGGCGCCACCGCCATCGGCGTCTCGAACCACGGCGGCAAAAATCTGGACACGACTCCCTCGCAGCTCCGGTTCCTGCCGGCCGTCGTGGACGCGGTCGGAGACCAGACGGAGATCGTGTTCGACAGCGGCATCCGACGCGGCACGGACGTGGTCAAGGCCCTGGCGCTGGGTGCGCAGTCCGTCATGATCGGGCGGCCGTGGTTCTACGGCCTGTCGGCCGACGGGGAACCTGGTGTGTTCGAAGTGCTGGATACCTTCAAGACGACGATCGAACGCGCGCTCGTCGGGCTGGGGAAGTGATCCATCCACGACCTAGGTGCTTCGGACGTCGTCATTCCGTCCGGGTTCCTGATCGAGCAGGGGTTCGTCACGAGCGCGTAAAGTGAACAGCGGTGGTGGGAAAGGGATCGACGTGACGAACTCGGCGGTTCGAGGGCCGACCTTGGTGGACGCCATTCGCGACATGGTGGTCTCCGGTGAGCTGGCGCCCGGCTCGCGAGTCACCGAGCCGCAGCTCGCAACACGCTTCGGCGTCTCGCGCGTGCCGGTGCGAGAGGCGCTGAGGGTACTGGCGGCGGAAGGCTTCATCGACCTGCGACCGTATGGTTCCCCGACTGTCCAGCGATTGACCGAGGACGTCATTCGAGAGGTCAGCGACGCCAGAAATCTCCTGGAGCCGAACATGGCGCGGGGAGCTGCGCTGCACCGCAAGGACGAGGACC
This genomic window contains:
- a CDS encoding sulfite exporter TauE/SafE family protein yields the protein MSKRTRAENEPQRTARFYLACAGIGLLAGMLSGMFGVGGGTVIVPMLVLLLGFDQRRAAGTSLGAIVLTAPVGVVAYALNGSVDWVAGLILAVGAVVGAQIGTWLLPRVSQVALRWAFVAFLLGVIVSLFLVIPSREAVLELSWLSITGLVILGVVTGTVAGLIGVGGGIVVVPTLMLAFGMSDLTARGTSLLMMIPTALSGTAGNLRRQNVDLSAAATVGIASCATTALGVWVATLLPPHVANALFAVFLGFIAIQMALRAVRGARA
- a CDS encoding alpha-hydroxy-acid oxidizing protein: MSGRPVHDQGPRDSRRRAASDRRGATAIGVSNHGGKNLDTTPSQLRFLPAVVDAVGDQTEIVFDSGIRRGTDVVKALALGAQSVMIGRPWFYGLSADGEPGVFEVLDTFKTTIERALVGLGK